Proteins from one Ricinus communis isolate WT05 ecotype wild-type chromosome 9, ASM1957865v1, whole genome shotgun sequence genomic window:
- the LOC8262372 gene encoding uncharacterized protein LOC8262372 isoform X3: MGSLQDSDAQIKPFEPNKNSSFTQSNTQLFDSQIFPGEKGVDAHAGQLVQNSVPFSDTVAVEDAFETQVIDLCDETQVLDDPDCFEHMETQVIDGLNSDGEETDKTEVLDDTNELSDGESLRRGKCDSLDVENTSLELTNNRLVEDLDENHISIAAPRFLSVRAASFRVSGLAARRKYLEGINSESSSLLTSNQHSEEDTVKDNGSKTWEEADQVSDEGRYTDEVKGLINRNSCKIGCPTMRKLFDEDFEIEGLASSSNKSVEDEEMLQLPAADDGLAGLSYIDSQEPGESSQANALACVQRLIEENKVLFDNEFDLGKSSKGKSNLISTAKGPQSLAKKANDRGTDRKTRIFDWDDGREDEGGGDIFRRRKEEFLGTRSLGQRSLSKSQMAKGNQLDGYRGNRGKSSVHNEKVVHSDSKIVLHGPKQNDKRAPEADLNIRKNLVNEFDEQSNKATSAGQPEAALTIKDMLEAPNIGLDTQMAAEAMAALFNGNGIPNSDGNDVPGNSEDFLKGSRGRKGKKSSHSKQQSFDKEYDIGVATRNSSKTKKICDKSSKQPSISYQKHSETFRIELDKDLVMTRSKRAKLDAEVLLTNRTNMVGKMPYKMAEKPIESCLLDDFDGCHGTALSGSFSVMKRKLPEEAALAPIAHRTRQALVTSQLRTAEMASSSFEKEMNCPMDVGAVRTTKAGKSVEAAKVLDAKGKSSELVSSQSGELEDLKSKLRTMSSGISCPRRRRSSWQLSVQLDEPCNLDAQSRPSNQPVKIEKSARMPKRSRSTAKFITLADLNTKRKTRSSSTACPDFPSIYPNFDGKSAGSIGTLGSRGASRNCSSSDGTKISKDQMAEKEVKLPDRQTNIFSSLSAEHELNSDNLLKEATEPSKSKCVSPVNFTTSVNAVSPVCIGDESLKRSCQKSLSRSCLMREISSLCATGREPISSPKESRRRRDLSNVRVMFSHHLDEDIIKQQRKIVERLKLATALSITDATHFITDEFVRTRNMLEAIASGKPVVTHLWLENVGRANYYIDEQKYILRDTKKEKEIGFNLPVSLAHACQHPLLEGRRVLITPKTKPGKDIISSLVKAVSGQAVERVGRSALKDDTIPDDLLILSCEEDYGVCVPFLEKGAAVYSSELLLNGIVIQKLEYERLASLMTGISSLQIM; the protein is encoded by the exons ATGGGTTCTCTTCAAGATAGTGATGCCCAAATCAAGCCATTTGAACCCAATAAAAATTCGAGTTTCACTCAATCCAATACTCAGCTCTTTGATTCCCAGATTTTTCCTG GTGAAAAAGGTGTTGATGCTCATGCGGGTCAGTTGGTGCAAAATAGTGTACCTTTTAGTGATACTGTTGCGGTTGAAGATGCATTCGAGACTCAAGTAATAGATCTTTGTGATGAGACACAAGTATTGGATGATCCAGATTGCTTTGAACATATGGAGACTCAAGTGATAGATGGGTTAAATAGTGATGGTGAAGAAACAGATAAAACTGAAGTTTTGGATGATACTAATGAGCTCTCTGATGGTGAATCTCTTAGAAGAGGTAAATGTGATTCGTTGGATGTTGAGAATACTTCTCTTGAGCTTACTAACAACAGATTGGTGGAGGATCTTGATGAAAACCATATTTCCA TTGCTGCCCCAAGATTTCTTTCAGTGCGTGCAGCATCTTTTCGAGTCTCCGGTCTAGCAGCTCGCAGAAAATATCTGGAAGGGATCAACAGTGAGTCCTCTTCTCTCCTGACTAGTAATCAGCATTCAGAGGAAGATACTGTCAAGGATAATGGATCAAAGACATGGGAGGAAGCTGATCAGGTATCTGATGAAGGAAGATATACTGATGAAGTGAAGGGATTGATAAACAGAAACAGCTGTAAGATTGGTTGTCCGACAATGCGAAAACTCTTTGATGAGGACTTTGAAATTGAAGGACTTGCTTCCAGCAGCAATAAATCTGTGGAGGATGAAGAAATGCTTCAGTTGCCTGCTGCTGATGATGGGTTAGCAGGGTTGAGCTATATTGACTCACAAGAACCTGGAGAGTCATCACAAGCCAATGCACTTGCCTGTGTGCAAAGGTTGATTGAAGAGAACAAGGTGTTATTTGATAATGAATTTGACTTGGGAAAGAGTAGCAAGGGAAAGTCAAATCTGATTTCAACTGCAAAAGGGCCACAAAGCTTGGCCAAGAAAGCTAATGATAGAGGTACTGATAGGAAAACAAGAATTTTTGACTGGGATGATGGAAGAGAAGATGAGGGAGGGGGAGATATTTTCCGTAGAAGGAAGGAAGAATTCCTTGGTACTAGAAGTCTTGGGCAAAGATCTTTATCAAAATCCCAGATGGCAAAAGGAAATCAACTGGATGGATACAGAGGCAACAGAGGAAAATCAAGTGTCCATAATGAAAAAGTTGTTCACTCTGATTCAAAAATTGTATTGCATGGTCCAAAACAAAATGACAAGAGAGCTCCTGAAGCTGACTTGAATATTAGGAAGAATCTTGTGAATGAGTTTGACGAACAGTCTAATAAAGCAACTTCTGCTGGGCAGCCGGAAGCTGCTCTTACCATTAAGGATATGCTAGAAGCACCTAATATAGGTTTGGACACTCAAATGGCTGCTGAAGCCATGGCAGCCTTATTTAATGGGAATGGAATTCCCAACTCCGATGGTAATGATGTGCCAGGAAATTCTGAGGACTTTTTAAAAGGGTCTCGAGGAAGAAAAGGTAAGAAGAGTTCTCATTCAAAGCAACAATCTTTTGATAAAGAATATGATATCGGGGTTGCCACAAGGAATTCTAGTAAAACGAAGAAGATTTGTGATAAATCAAGCAAACAGCCTTCAATTTCATATCAGAAACATTCTGAGACTTTCAGGATTGAGCTAGATAAGGATCTAGTAATGACAAGAAGCAAGAGGGCAAAACTAGATGCAGAAGTCTTACTGACTAATAGAACAAACATGGTGGGTAAAATGCCTTATAAAATGGCAGAAAAACCTATTGAAAGTTGCCTACTTGATGACTTTGATGGATGTCATGGAACTGCTTTGAGTGGAAGTTTCTCAGTTATGAAACGGAAGTTACCAGAGGAAGCTGCTTTAGCACCCATTGCTCATCGAACTAGGCAAGCCTTGGTCACTTCTCAACTCAGAACTGCTGAAATGGCATCCAGTagttttgaaaaagaaatgaactgTCCCATGGATGTTGGTGCAGTCAGAACAACTAAAGCTGGTAAAAGTGTTGAGGCTGCTAAGGTGTTGGATGCTAAAGGGAAATCTTCAGAACTGGTTTCTAGTCAATCTGGAGAACTTGaagatttaaaatcaaaattgagaACCATGAGTAGTGGCATCAGTTGTCCAAGACGAAGAAGATCTAGCTGGCAGTTATCAGTTCAGCTTGATGAACCTTGCAACTTAGATGCTCAGTCTAGACCATCTAATCAACcagtaaaaattgaaaaatctgCAAGAATGCCCAAAAGATCACGGAGCACTGCTAAATTTATCACTCTCGCAGATTTAAATACAAAGCGGAAAACACGATCCTCATCAACTGCTTGTCCAGATTTTCCTTCTATCTACCCAAACTTTGATGGAAAATCAGCAGGAAGTATAGGTACATTAGGTTCACGTGGTGCTTCTCGTAACTGTAGTTCTTCTGATGGGACAAAGATTTCTAAAGATCAAATGGCTGAGAAGGAAGTAAAATTACCTGACAGACAgactaatatattttcatcatTATCTGCTGAACATGAATTAAATTCAGATAATTTATTGAAGGAGGCAACTGAACCATCTAAATCCAAGTGTGTTTCCCCTGTTAACTTTACGACATCTGTGAATGCTGTATCACCTGTCTGTATTGGCGATGAATCTTTGAAGCGATCATGCCAGAAGAGCCTGTCTAGATCGTGCCTCATGAGAGAAATTAGTAGCTTATGTGCCACAGGGCGAGAACCTATTTCTTCGCCAAAAGAATCTAGGAGGAGAAGGGATTTGAGTAATGTTAGAGTCATGTTCAGCCACCACTTGGATGAGGATATAATTAAGCAGCAGAGAAAG ATTGTGGAACGTCTTAAACTTGCCACAGCATTGTCTATTACAGATGCAACACACTTTATTACTGATGAATTTGTGCGTACAAGGAATATGTTAGAGGCCATTGCTTCTGGAAAACCGGTGGTGACACATTTATGGCTTGAGAATGTTGGACGGGCTAACTATTACATTGATGAGCAAAAATACATACTCAGGGacacaaaaaaggaaaaggagattGGTTTTAACTTGCCAGTTTCATTGGCACATGCATGTCAACACCCACTTTTAGAG GGTCGAAGAGTTCTAATCACTCCGAAGACAAAGCCAGGAAAAGACATAATTTCAAGCTTGGTTAAAGCAGTTTCTGGTCAG GCAGTTGAGAGAGTTGGCAGATCTGCTCTTAAGGATGATACAATTCCAGATGATCTGTTGATTTTGTCTTGTGAAGAAGATTATGGAGTTTGTGTACCTTTCCTTGAAAAAG GGGCAGCTGTTTATAGTTCAGAGCTGTTATTGAATGGAATTGTTATTCAGAAGCTGGAATATGAAAG ATTGGCTTCCTTGATGACAGGCATCAGCTCTTTGCAGATCATGTGA
- the LOC8262372 gene encoding uncharacterized protein LOC8262372 isoform X4 produces the protein MGSLQDSDAQIKPFEPNKNSSFTQSNTQLFDSQIFPGEKGVDAHAGQLVQNSVPFSDTVAVEDAFETQVIDLCDETQVLDDPDCFEHMETQVIDGLNSDGEETDKTEVLDDTNELSDGESLRRGKCDSLDVENTSLELTNNRLVEDLDENHISIAAPRFLSVRAASFRVSGLAARRKYLEGINSESSSLLTSNQHSEEDTVKDNGSKTWEEADQVSDEGRYTDEVKGLINRNSCKIGCPTMRKLFDEDFEIEGLASSSNKSVEDEEMLQLPAADDGLAGLSYIDSQEPGESSQANALACVQRLIEENKVLFDNEFDLGKSSKGKSNLISTAKGPQSLAKKANDRGTDRKTRIFDWDDGREDEGGGDIFRRRKEEFLGTRSLGQRSLSKSQMAKGNQLDGYRGNRGKSSVHNEKVVHSDSKIVLHGPKQNDKRAPEADLNIRKNLVNEFDEQSNKATSAGQPEAALTIKDMLEAPNIGLDTQMAAEAMAALFNGNGIPNSDGNDVPGNSEDFLKGSRGRKGKKSSHSKQQSFDKEYDIGVATRNSSKTKKICDKSSKQPSISYQKHSETFRIELDKDLVMTRSKRAKLDAEVLLTNRTNMVGKMPYKMAEKPIESCLLDDFDGCHGTALSGSFSVMKRKLPEEAALAPIAHRTRQALVTSQLRTAEMASSSFEKEMNCPMDVGAVRTTKAGKSVEAAKVLDAKGKSSELVSSQSGELEDLKSKLRTMSSGISCPRRRRSSWQLSVQLDEPCNLDAQSRPSNQPVKIEKSARMPKRSRSTAKFITLADLNTKRKTRSSSTACPDFPSIYPNFDGKSAGSIGTLGSRGASRNCSSSDGTKISKDQMAEKEVKLPDRQTNIFSSLSAEHELNSDNLLKEATEPSKSKCVSPVNFTTSVNAVSPVCIGDESLKRSCQKSLSRSCLMREISSLCATGREPISSPKESRRRRDLSNVRVMFSHHLDEDIIKQQRKIVERLKLATALSITDATHFITDEFVRTRNMLEAIASGKPVVTHLWLENVGRANYYIDEQKYILRDTKKEKEIGFNLPVSLAHACQHPLLEGRRVLITPKTKPGKDIISSLVKAVSGQAVERVGRSALKDDTIPDDLLILSCEEDYGVCVPFLEKAVYSSELLLNGIVIQKLEYERLASLMTGISSLQIM, from the exons ATGGGTTCTCTTCAAGATAGTGATGCCCAAATCAAGCCATTTGAACCCAATAAAAATTCGAGTTTCACTCAATCCAATACTCAGCTCTTTGATTCCCAGATTTTTCCTG GTGAAAAAGGTGTTGATGCTCATGCGGGTCAGTTGGTGCAAAATAGTGTACCTTTTAGTGATACTGTTGCGGTTGAAGATGCATTCGAGACTCAAGTAATAGATCTTTGTGATGAGACACAAGTATTGGATGATCCAGATTGCTTTGAACATATGGAGACTCAAGTGATAGATGGGTTAAATAGTGATGGTGAAGAAACAGATAAAACTGAAGTTTTGGATGATACTAATGAGCTCTCTGATGGTGAATCTCTTAGAAGAGGTAAATGTGATTCGTTGGATGTTGAGAATACTTCTCTTGAGCTTACTAACAACAGATTGGTGGAGGATCTTGATGAAAACCATATTTCCA TTGCTGCCCCAAGATTTCTTTCAGTGCGTGCAGCATCTTTTCGAGTCTCCGGTCTAGCAGCTCGCAGAAAATATCTGGAAGGGATCAACAGTGAGTCCTCTTCTCTCCTGACTAGTAATCAGCATTCAGAGGAAGATACTGTCAAGGATAATGGATCAAAGACATGGGAGGAAGCTGATCAGGTATCTGATGAAGGAAGATATACTGATGAAGTGAAGGGATTGATAAACAGAAACAGCTGTAAGATTGGTTGTCCGACAATGCGAAAACTCTTTGATGAGGACTTTGAAATTGAAGGACTTGCTTCCAGCAGCAATAAATCTGTGGAGGATGAAGAAATGCTTCAGTTGCCTGCTGCTGATGATGGGTTAGCAGGGTTGAGCTATATTGACTCACAAGAACCTGGAGAGTCATCACAAGCCAATGCACTTGCCTGTGTGCAAAGGTTGATTGAAGAGAACAAGGTGTTATTTGATAATGAATTTGACTTGGGAAAGAGTAGCAAGGGAAAGTCAAATCTGATTTCAACTGCAAAAGGGCCACAAAGCTTGGCCAAGAAAGCTAATGATAGAGGTACTGATAGGAAAACAAGAATTTTTGACTGGGATGATGGAAGAGAAGATGAGGGAGGGGGAGATATTTTCCGTAGAAGGAAGGAAGAATTCCTTGGTACTAGAAGTCTTGGGCAAAGATCTTTATCAAAATCCCAGATGGCAAAAGGAAATCAACTGGATGGATACAGAGGCAACAGAGGAAAATCAAGTGTCCATAATGAAAAAGTTGTTCACTCTGATTCAAAAATTGTATTGCATGGTCCAAAACAAAATGACAAGAGAGCTCCTGAAGCTGACTTGAATATTAGGAAGAATCTTGTGAATGAGTTTGACGAACAGTCTAATAAAGCAACTTCTGCTGGGCAGCCGGAAGCTGCTCTTACCATTAAGGATATGCTAGAAGCACCTAATATAGGTTTGGACACTCAAATGGCTGCTGAAGCCATGGCAGCCTTATTTAATGGGAATGGAATTCCCAACTCCGATGGTAATGATGTGCCAGGAAATTCTGAGGACTTTTTAAAAGGGTCTCGAGGAAGAAAAGGTAAGAAGAGTTCTCATTCAAAGCAACAATCTTTTGATAAAGAATATGATATCGGGGTTGCCACAAGGAATTCTAGTAAAACGAAGAAGATTTGTGATAAATCAAGCAAACAGCCTTCAATTTCATATCAGAAACATTCTGAGACTTTCAGGATTGAGCTAGATAAGGATCTAGTAATGACAAGAAGCAAGAGGGCAAAACTAGATGCAGAAGTCTTACTGACTAATAGAACAAACATGGTGGGTAAAATGCCTTATAAAATGGCAGAAAAACCTATTGAAAGTTGCCTACTTGATGACTTTGATGGATGTCATGGAACTGCTTTGAGTGGAAGTTTCTCAGTTATGAAACGGAAGTTACCAGAGGAAGCTGCTTTAGCACCCATTGCTCATCGAACTAGGCAAGCCTTGGTCACTTCTCAACTCAGAACTGCTGAAATGGCATCCAGTagttttgaaaaagaaatgaactgTCCCATGGATGTTGGTGCAGTCAGAACAACTAAAGCTGGTAAAAGTGTTGAGGCTGCTAAGGTGTTGGATGCTAAAGGGAAATCTTCAGAACTGGTTTCTAGTCAATCTGGAGAACTTGaagatttaaaatcaaaattgagaACCATGAGTAGTGGCATCAGTTGTCCAAGACGAAGAAGATCTAGCTGGCAGTTATCAGTTCAGCTTGATGAACCTTGCAACTTAGATGCTCAGTCTAGACCATCTAATCAACcagtaaaaattgaaaaatctgCAAGAATGCCCAAAAGATCACGGAGCACTGCTAAATTTATCACTCTCGCAGATTTAAATACAAAGCGGAAAACACGATCCTCATCAACTGCTTGTCCAGATTTTCCTTCTATCTACCCAAACTTTGATGGAAAATCAGCAGGAAGTATAGGTACATTAGGTTCACGTGGTGCTTCTCGTAACTGTAGTTCTTCTGATGGGACAAAGATTTCTAAAGATCAAATGGCTGAGAAGGAAGTAAAATTACCTGACAGACAgactaatatattttcatcatTATCTGCTGAACATGAATTAAATTCAGATAATTTATTGAAGGAGGCAACTGAACCATCTAAATCCAAGTGTGTTTCCCCTGTTAACTTTACGACATCTGTGAATGCTGTATCACCTGTCTGTATTGGCGATGAATCTTTGAAGCGATCATGCCAGAAGAGCCTGTCTAGATCGTGCCTCATGAGAGAAATTAGTAGCTTATGTGCCACAGGGCGAGAACCTATTTCTTCGCCAAAAGAATCTAGGAGGAGAAGGGATTTGAGTAATGTTAGAGTCATGTTCAGCCACCACTTGGATGAGGATATAATTAAGCAGCAGAGAAAG ATTGTGGAACGTCTTAAACTTGCCACAGCATTGTCTATTACAGATGCAACACACTTTATTACTGATGAATTTGTGCGTACAAGGAATATGTTAGAGGCCATTGCTTCTGGAAAACCGGTGGTGACACATTTATGGCTTGAGAATGTTGGACGGGCTAACTATTACATTGATGAGCAAAAATACATACTCAGGGacacaaaaaaggaaaaggagattGGTTTTAACTTGCCAGTTTCATTGGCACATGCATGTCAACACCCACTTTTAGAG GGTCGAAGAGTTCTAATCACTCCGAAGACAAAGCCAGGAAAAGACATAATTTCAAGCTTGGTTAAAGCAGTTTCTGGTCAG GCAGTTGAGAGAGTTGGCAGATCTGCTCTTAAGGATGATACAATTCCAGATGATCTGTTGATTTTGTCTTGTGAAGAAGATTATGGAGTTTGTGTACCTTTCCTTGAAAAAG CTGTTTATAGTTCAGAGCTGTTATTGAATGGAATTGTTATTCAGAAGCTGGAATATGAAAG ATTGGCTTCCTTGATGACAGGCATCAGCTCTTTGCAGATCATGTGA
- the LOC8262372 gene encoding uncharacterized protein LOC8262372 isoform X1, whose amino-acid sequence MGSLQDSDAQIKPFEPNKNSSFTQSNTQLFDSQIFPGEKGVDAHAGQLVQNSVPFSDTVAVEDAFETQVIDLCDETQVLDDPDCFEHMETQVIDGLNSDGEETDKTEVLDDTNELSDGESLRRGKCDSLDVENTSLELTNNRLVEDLDENHISIAAPRFLSVRAASFRVSGLAARRKYLEGINSESSSLLTSNQHSEEDTVKDNGSKTWEEADQVSDEGRYTDEVKGLINRNSCKIGCPTMRKLFDEDFEIEGLASSSNKSVEDEEMLQLPAADDGLAGLSYIDSQEPGESSQANALACVQRLIEENKVLFDNEFDLGKSSKGKSNLISTAKGPQSLAKKANDRGTDRKTRIFDWDDGREDEGGGDIFRRRKEEFLGTRSLGQRSLSKSQMAKGNQLDGYRGNRGKSSVHNEKVVHSDSKIVLHGPKQNDKRAPEADLNIRKNLVNEFDEQSNKATSAGQPEAALTIKDMLEAPNIGLDTQMAAEAMAALFNGNGIPNSDGNDVPGNSEDFLKGSRGRKGKKSSHSKQQSFDKEYDIGVATRNSSKTKKICDKSSKQPSISYQKHSETFRIELDKDLVMTRSKRAKLDAEVLLTNRTNMVGKMPYKMAEKPIESCLLDDFDGCHGTALSGSFSVMKRKLPEEAALAPIAHRTRQALVTSQLRTAEMASSSFEKEMNCPMDVGAVRTTKAGKSVEAAKVLDAKGKSSELVSSQSGELEDLKSKLRTMSSGISCPRRRRSSWQLSVQLDEPCNLDAQSRPSNQPVKIEKSARMPKRSRSTAKFITLADLNTKRKTRSSSTACPDFPSIYPNFDGKSAGSIGTLGSRGASRNCSSSDGTKISKDQMAEKEVKLPDRQTNIFSSLSAEHELNSDNLLKEATEPSKSKCVSPVNFTTSVNAVSPVCIGDESLKRSCQKSLSRSCLMREISSLCATGREPISSPKESRRRRDLSNVRVMFSHHLDEDIIKQQRKIVERLKLATALSITDATHFITDEFVRTRNMLEAIASGKPVVTHLWLENVGRANYYIDEQKYILRDTKKEKEIGFNLPVSLAHACQHPLLEGRRVLITPKTKPGKDIISSLVKAVSGQAVERVGRSALKDDTIPDDLLILSCEEDYGVCVPFLEKGAAVYSSELLLNGIVIQKLEYERHQLFADHVKRTRSTIWLRKGSDRFIPVTKHK is encoded by the exons ATGGGTTCTCTTCAAGATAGTGATGCCCAAATCAAGCCATTTGAACCCAATAAAAATTCGAGTTTCACTCAATCCAATACTCAGCTCTTTGATTCCCAGATTTTTCCTG GTGAAAAAGGTGTTGATGCTCATGCGGGTCAGTTGGTGCAAAATAGTGTACCTTTTAGTGATACTGTTGCGGTTGAAGATGCATTCGAGACTCAAGTAATAGATCTTTGTGATGAGACACAAGTATTGGATGATCCAGATTGCTTTGAACATATGGAGACTCAAGTGATAGATGGGTTAAATAGTGATGGTGAAGAAACAGATAAAACTGAAGTTTTGGATGATACTAATGAGCTCTCTGATGGTGAATCTCTTAGAAGAGGTAAATGTGATTCGTTGGATGTTGAGAATACTTCTCTTGAGCTTACTAACAACAGATTGGTGGAGGATCTTGATGAAAACCATATTTCCA TTGCTGCCCCAAGATTTCTTTCAGTGCGTGCAGCATCTTTTCGAGTCTCCGGTCTAGCAGCTCGCAGAAAATATCTGGAAGGGATCAACAGTGAGTCCTCTTCTCTCCTGACTAGTAATCAGCATTCAGAGGAAGATACTGTCAAGGATAATGGATCAAAGACATGGGAGGAAGCTGATCAGGTATCTGATGAAGGAAGATATACTGATGAAGTGAAGGGATTGATAAACAGAAACAGCTGTAAGATTGGTTGTCCGACAATGCGAAAACTCTTTGATGAGGACTTTGAAATTGAAGGACTTGCTTCCAGCAGCAATAAATCTGTGGAGGATGAAGAAATGCTTCAGTTGCCTGCTGCTGATGATGGGTTAGCAGGGTTGAGCTATATTGACTCACAAGAACCTGGAGAGTCATCACAAGCCAATGCACTTGCCTGTGTGCAAAGGTTGATTGAAGAGAACAAGGTGTTATTTGATAATGAATTTGACTTGGGAAAGAGTAGCAAGGGAAAGTCAAATCTGATTTCAACTGCAAAAGGGCCACAAAGCTTGGCCAAGAAAGCTAATGATAGAGGTACTGATAGGAAAACAAGAATTTTTGACTGGGATGATGGAAGAGAAGATGAGGGAGGGGGAGATATTTTCCGTAGAAGGAAGGAAGAATTCCTTGGTACTAGAAGTCTTGGGCAAAGATCTTTATCAAAATCCCAGATGGCAAAAGGAAATCAACTGGATGGATACAGAGGCAACAGAGGAAAATCAAGTGTCCATAATGAAAAAGTTGTTCACTCTGATTCAAAAATTGTATTGCATGGTCCAAAACAAAATGACAAGAGAGCTCCTGAAGCTGACTTGAATATTAGGAAGAATCTTGTGAATGAGTTTGACGAACAGTCTAATAAAGCAACTTCTGCTGGGCAGCCGGAAGCTGCTCTTACCATTAAGGATATGCTAGAAGCACCTAATATAGGTTTGGACACTCAAATGGCTGCTGAAGCCATGGCAGCCTTATTTAATGGGAATGGAATTCCCAACTCCGATGGTAATGATGTGCCAGGAAATTCTGAGGACTTTTTAAAAGGGTCTCGAGGAAGAAAAGGTAAGAAGAGTTCTCATTCAAAGCAACAATCTTTTGATAAAGAATATGATATCGGGGTTGCCACAAGGAATTCTAGTAAAACGAAGAAGATTTGTGATAAATCAAGCAAACAGCCTTCAATTTCATATCAGAAACATTCTGAGACTTTCAGGATTGAGCTAGATAAGGATCTAGTAATGACAAGAAGCAAGAGGGCAAAACTAGATGCAGAAGTCTTACTGACTAATAGAACAAACATGGTGGGTAAAATGCCTTATAAAATGGCAGAAAAACCTATTGAAAGTTGCCTACTTGATGACTTTGATGGATGTCATGGAACTGCTTTGAGTGGAAGTTTCTCAGTTATGAAACGGAAGTTACCAGAGGAAGCTGCTTTAGCACCCATTGCTCATCGAACTAGGCAAGCCTTGGTCACTTCTCAACTCAGAACTGCTGAAATGGCATCCAGTagttttgaaaaagaaatgaactgTCCCATGGATGTTGGTGCAGTCAGAACAACTAAAGCTGGTAAAAGTGTTGAGGCTGCTAAGGTGTTGGATGCTAAAGGGAAATCTTCAGAACTGGTTTCTAGTCAATCTGGAGAACTTGaagatttaaaatcaaaattgagaACCATGAGTAGTGGCATCAGTTGTCCAAGACGAAGAAGATCTAGCTGGCAGTTATCAGTTCAGCTTGATGAACCTTGCAACTTAGATGCTCAGTCTAGACCATCTAATCAACcagtaaaaattgaaaaatctgCAAGAATGCCCAAAAGATCACGGAGCACTGCTAAATTTATCACTCTCGCAGATTTAAATACAAAGCGGAAAACACGATCCTCATCAACTGCTTGTCCAGATTTTCCTTCTATCTACCCAAACTTTGATGGAAAATCAGCAGGAAGTATAGGTACATTAGGTTCACGTGGTGCTTCTCGTAACTGTAGTTCTTCTGATGGGACAAAGATTTCTAAAGATCAAATGGCTGAGAAGGAAGTAAAATTACCTGACAGACAgactaatatattttcatcatTATCTGCTGAACATGAATTAAATTCAGATAATTTATTGAAGGAGGCAACTGAACCATCTAAATCCAAGTGTGTTTCCCCTGTTAACTTTACGACATCTGTGAATGCTGTATCACCTGTCTGTATTGGCGATGAATCTTTGAAGCGATCATGCCAGAAGAGCCTGTCTAGATCGTGCCTCATGAGAGAAATTAGTAGCTTATGTGCCACAGGGCGAGAACCTATTTCTTCGCCAAAAGAATCTAGGAGGAGAAGGGATTTGAGTAATGTTAGAGTCATGTTCAGCCACCACTTGGATGAGGATATAATTAAGCAGCAGAGAAAG ATTGTGGAACGTCTTAAACTTGCCACAGCATTGTCTATTACAGATGCAACACACTTTATTACTGATGAATTTGTGCGTACAAGGAATATGTTAGAGGCCATTGCTTCTGGAAAACCGGTGGTGACACATTTATGGCTTGAGAATGTTGGACGGGCTAACTATTACATTGATGAGCAAAAATACATACTCAGGGacacaaaaaaggaaaaggagattGGTTTTAACTTGCCAGTTTCATTGGCACATGCATGTCAACACCCACTTTTAGAG GGTCGAAGAGTTCTAATCACTCCGAAGACAAAGCCAGGAAAAGACATAATTTCAAGCTTGGTTAAAGCAGTTTCTGGTCAG GCAGTTGAGAGAGTTGGCAGATCTGCTCTTAAGGATGATACAATTCCAGATGATCTGTTGATTTTGTCTTGTGAAGAAGATTATGGAGTTTGTGTACCTTTCCTTGAAAAAG GGGCAGCTGTTTATAGTTCAGAGCTGTTATTGAATGGAATTGTTATTCAGAAGCTGGAATATGAAAG GCATCAGCTCTTTGCAGATCATGTGAAGAGAACTCGTTCTACAATATGGCTGAGAAAGGGCAGCGATCGTTTCATTCCTGTGACAAAGCATAAGtag